The following are encoded in a window of Sminthopsis crassicaudata isolate SCR6 chromosome 3, ASM4859323v1, whole genome shotgun sequence genomic DNA:
- the AKIRIN1 gene encoding akirin-1 isoform X2, giving the protein MACGATLKRPMEFEAALLSPGSPKRRRCAPLPGPAPGLRPPDTEPPPPPQPQLQPPPLSPPGSDRRLRTPEQIFQNIKQEYSRYQRWRQLEVVLNQSEACTSEGQSHSSGLTAPSSPGSSWMKKDQPTFTLRQVGILCERLLKDYEDRIREEYEQILNTKLAEQYESFVKFTHDQIMRRYGTRPTSYVS; this is encoded by the exons ATGGCGTGCGGGGCGACACTGAAGCGGCCCATGGAGTTCGAGGCGGCGCTGCTGAGCCCCGGCTCTCCGAAGCGGCGGCGCTGCGCCCCCTTGCCGGGCCCCGCGCCGGGCCTGCGGCCCCCGGACACTGAGCCGCCGCCACCGCCTCAGCCCCAGCTCCAGCCGCCGCCGCTGTCCCCGCCCGGCAGCGACCGCCGCCTGCGGACCCCGG agcaAATATTTCAGAACATCAAACAAGAATACAGCCGATATCAGAGGTGGAGACAATTAGAAGTTGTCCTTAATCAGAGTGAAGCCTGCACTTCAGAGGGTCAGTCACACTCCTCAGGACTCACTGCACCGAGCTCACCAG GTTCATCCTGGATGAAAAAGGACCAGCCAACATTTACATTACGACAAGTTGGTATATTGTGTGAACGTCTCTTAAAAGACTATGAAGATAGAATTCGAGAGGAATATGAGCAAATCCTCAATACAAAATTAGCAG AACAATATGAATCTTTTGTGAAATTCACACATGATCAGATCATGCGACGATATGGGACAAGGCCAACAAGCT ATGTGTCTTGA
- the AKIRIN1 gene encoding akirin-1 isoform X1 — translation MACGATLKRPMEFEAALLSPGSPKRRRCAPLPGPAPGLRPPDTEPPPPPQPQLQPPPLSPPGSDRRLRTPEQIFQNIKQEYSRYQRWRQLEVVLNQSEACTSEGQSHSSGLTAPSSPGSSWMKKDQPTFTLRQVGILCERLLKDYEDRIREEYEQILNTKLADVS, via the exons ATGGCGTGCGGGGCGACACTGAAGCGGCCCATGGAGTTCGAGGCGGCGCTGCTGAGCCCCGGCTCTCCGAAGCGGCGGCGCTGCGCCCCCTTGCCGGGCCCCGCGCCGGGCCTGCGGCCCCCGGACACTGAGCCGCCGCCACCGCCTCAGCCCCAGCTCCAGCCGCCGCCGCTGTCCCCGCCCGGCAGCGACCGCCGCCTGCGGACCCCGG agcaAATATTTCAGAACATCAAACAAGAATACAGCCGATATCAGAGGTGGAGACAATTAGAAGTTGTCCTTAATCAGAGTGAAGCCTGCACTTCAGAGGGTCAGTCACACTCCTCAGGACTCACTGCACCGAGCTCACCAG GTTCATCCTGGATGAAAAAGGACCAGCCAACATTTACATTACGACAAGTTGGTATATTGTGTGAACGTCTCTTAAAAGACTATGAAGATAGAATTCGAGAGGAATATGAGCAAATCCTCAATACAAAATTAGCAG ATGTGTCTTGA